TACGCCAGTCTCAAGGAAGGGCGATGAGACTTGGAACCGCTTCGGTCGTGAACCGATGCAGTCGCTGAGGTTAGCCCGGGAAGAGTCTCATTGCCTGCTGAAAGAGCTTGAATGAGACGCGCGCGCCGCTAGCGGGCCTTGGTGATTAGAAGATGATGAAGCGTACCGTCCGGCTGAAAGATGACCTCGACCCCGGAATCGTAGCGGTACCAGGCGTCCATCTCGGCTCCGAGGCCGCGAGCGCTCGGCTCGCCCAGGGCGGCGATGATTTCGGCCCGCTTGGAGCCCAAGGTGATACCCCTTGGCCCTTTGCCCGCGTACTTTCGATGCTCCTCGATCCCTTCGTTATAAAGGAAGATGCTGCGCACCTTCCCCTGTTCGAGAAGGACATCGATCCCCTTGGAGGGATAAATAAGGTAGGTGGACTCCCGCTTGGTGGACCCGCTGACCCCCGAACCGCTCTCGCTTTCGGGCTTGCCGAGCACCTTCTCGACGCTGGCCCTATCGTCACCCAGGCGGAGCCCGGCGGCCCCCTCACCAGGACGGATGTCGCCGCCGCCGGAACAGGCCAGAATGCCCGTCAGGACTGCCGCACAGGCTGCCAAAGCATGAAATCGACCGCGTTGAGCACCCCAGGTCATTCTTCGCTCCTCTCTTCAAGGCGGGCCCTTATAGCACAGGCGCAAAACCCGGGCAACGACCCTGGTATCCGGAGTTTGCGGTACGCTGGGACATCTGCTACCATCCCCTTCCCATCGTCCTCCACGAGAGTAGGGACCCACCTCGATGGCGCCGCGCACGAAACGCCGCCACGGTTTCAATCGGGCAGAATCAGGGCATGAAAGTCACGATCAGTGAATTGAACGGAACCAAGCGCGGCATGGAAGTCGAGATACCCGCCGAGATCGTCACCCAGGAGATTGACCGGGCGCTGGAGACCTACCGGCGCCGGGCCCGCATTCCCGGCTTCCGCAGCGGCCACATCCCGCTGACGGTCGTGAAGCAGCGCTTCGGGAAGCAGGTGGAAGGCGACGTCCTGCAGCACCTAATCGACGAGTATGCCCACCGCGCCCTGGAAGAGAAGCAAATCCAACCCGTCCAGCACCCGGTCCTCGACGAGTACGACTATCGCCAGGGGCAGCCCTTCGTCTTTCGCACCACCTTCGAGGTGCGTCCCGACGTCCGGGTGGAGGATTACAAGGGGATTCCGATCTCGCGCCGCGGCATCAACGTCCCGGATGAGGCGCTGCGGGAGAATCTCGAGGCGCTGCGCGAGCGGGTGGCGCGCTACGCGCCGCAGGCGGGCCGCAAGGCCGAGGACACCGATGTCGTGGTGGGCACGCTCTCGGGCCGCTACCTTGAAGGGAAGGGAAAGGACTTCGCGGACGAGCCGTTCACCATGACGGTGGGGGCGGAGCGCAACCATCCCGACTTCAACGCCCAGCTCAAGGGGATCGAGGCGGGGGAATCGCGCACCTTCCAGGTCCGTTATCCGGCCGACTATCCCTCGGGGGTCCTGGCCGGTCGGCTGGTCGAGTATGTCCTCGCGGCGCGCGAGGTGAAGGTCAAGGATCTTCCCGCGCTCGACGACGATCTGGCCAAGGAGATCGGGGACTTCACTTCGCTCGATGCCCTGAAGACGCACGTGAAGGAGGAGCTGGAGCGGCGCGAGGCCGTCGCGGAGTCGGGAGAGGCCAAGGACAAAATCTTGACGCATCTCGTGGATCGCAACGCTTTCGAGGTCCCCGAGTCGATGGTGGAGCAGCAGATGGATCGCCAGCTCGAGGACACCATGCGTCTGCTCCTCGTGCAGGGGATCGACCCCCAGCATGCGGAGGTCAACTGGCGCGAGGAGCGCGAAAAGGGACGCGAGATGGCGATCAAGCGCGTGCGCGCCATGCTGATCCTCGAGGCGGTGGCGCAACAGGAGGGTCTGGAAGTGAGTCCGGACGAAATTTCGCGGCGTCTGGAGCACGAAGCGCGCCGTCAGAAGCTGAGCGTTTCGGAATTGAAAGAGAGGCTCGGCCGGAAAGGCCATCTGGACGGGCTCGAGCGCCAAGTGTTGAGAGAAAAGGCGCTTGACTTTTTGTTGGATGAAGCTACTATTAGTCGGGAGGCGTAGCTCAATGACATTAGTGCCGATGGTCGTTGAGCAAACCAACCGGGGCGAGCGGGCCTACGACATCTACTCGCGACTCCTAAAAGACAACATCGTATTCATCGGAAGCGCGATCGACGACACCCTCTCGAACCTGGTCATTGCTCAGCTGCTCTACCTGGAAGCGGAAGATCCCGAAAAAGACATCCACCTCTACATCAACAGTCCGGGCGGTTCCGTGACTGCGGGTCTCGCGATCTACGACACCATGCAGTTCATCAAGCCGGACGTTTCGACGATTTGCATCGGCCAGGCCGCGAGTATGGCCGCCGTGCTGCTGGCGGCGGGGACCCCGAAGAAGCGCTTCGCTCTGCCGAACTCCCGGATCCTCCTGCACCAGCCCATGGGGGACTTCTCCGGGCAGGCGACCGACGTGGACATTCACGCCAAGGAAATACTGAGGATCCGGGAGCGGTTGAACGATATTCTGGTGAAACATTCGGGGCAGTCGAAGGAAAAGATCGAGCGGGACACCGACCGTGATTACATCATGACCCCTGTGCAGGGGCTGGAATACGGCGTTTTGGACCAGGTTATCTCGAAGCGGGATTAACCCGGGAGGCAGTGGAAGGCGATGGCCGGAAAGAAAGGCGAAGGCGAGTCCCTCAGGTGCAGCTTCTGCAACAAGGATCAGCGCGACGTCAAGAAGCTGATCGCAGGGCCCACCGTTTACATCTGCGACGAGTGCGTCGACATCTGCCTCGATATCATCGCCGAGGAGCGCGAGCTGGATGAGCCGAAGACGCGGCTCAAGCTCCCGAAGCCGATCGAGATTCGCGAGTTCCTGGACGAGTACGTGATCGGCCAGGAGAAGGCCAA
The window above is part of the Candidatus Polarisedimenticolia bacterium genome. Proteins encoded here:
- the tig gene encoding trigger factor → MKVTISELNGTKRGMEVEIPAEIVTQEIDRALETYRRRARIPGFRSGHIPLTVVKQRFGKQVEGDVLQHLIDEYAHRALEEKQIQPVQHPVLDEYDYRQGQPFVFRTTFEVRPDVRVEDYKGIPISRRGINVPDEALRENLEALRERVARYAPQAGRKAEDTDVVVGTLSGRYLEGKGKDFADEPFTMTVGAERNHPDFNAQLKGIEAGESRTFQVRYPADYPSGVLAGRLVEYVLAAREVKVKDLPALDDDLAKEIGDFTSLDALKTHVKEELERREAVAESGEAKDKILTHLVDRNAFEVPESMVEQQMDRQLEDTMRLLLVQGIDPQHAEVNWREEREKGREMAIKRVRAMLILEAVAQQEGLEVSPDEISRRLEHEARRQKLSVSELKERLGRKGHLDGLERQVLREKALDFLLDEATISREA
- the clpP gene encoding ATP-dependent Clp endopeptidase proteolytic subunit ClpP is translated as MTLVPMVVEQTNRGERAYDIYSRLLKDNIVFIGSAIDDTLSNLVIAQLLYLEAEDPEKDIHLYINSPGGSVTAGLAIYDTMQFIKPDVSTICIGQAASMAAVLLAAGTPKKRFALPNSRILLHQPMGDFSGQATDVDIHAKEILRIRERLNDILVKHSGQSKEKIERDTDRDYIMTPVQGLEYGVLDQVISKRD